The window GAAGACTCACAACACATTCGGTACCATGTTACCTAAGTTAATAAAATTGGAGCCAACTGGCTTTCATTGTGCTGTGACTTACAGGTATGTTGGAATATTCCTGGTGGCTGGATGTGTGTTCTAGGGGCGGAGTCAGACAGATGCTGGATTTTTTAGAATTGGATGGTTTATGGGACGTAGTTAAACTTTTAAGCTTCTTAAGATTtcacaaagaaatacaaaaaagtgCCTTCTAGTTCACAGGAGAATTTCCAGAAGAAATCAGGTGTTGGGATATTAGCAGTTGTGCTGCATGATGCAGAAAGGAACATTTAAATGTATACTgattattttacattatttattaCTTTGTGCAAAAGGGAGACAGGAAGAGCTGGACAAATCTTCATGTACTCTTATGGCCAGACCCTCATGACTTttttacttgggaagacaagcTCCTGATGATTAACAAAGACTCCTCTAAGAACTGTAGGTTAGTACAGCTGGTTTGTAGTAATCATGCACAATTTAATGAGCTAACCTATGTTGACAATTACTATGATTCATTCCATACAAGTCGGTTaaagaatttgtttttaatcGGAGCAGAAGTTGAGTTGAATACATTGAATTTAAGGGCgacctattaaaaaaatagggaaaGATTTGAGGTAATCAGCTGCTTCCATAATCTTTATTTCAGTCTTGAATAAGAGGGGAAAAGAtctccagaaggaaaaatagttcACCTTACAAAGGACCAAGCATTATTTATATAGTGCCAAAACTTTTCTTAGTAGTTTCTTGTACTAATAATAGGATATACATTCCCTTTTGGCAGGAAGGTCTTacaaaaaggctaaaaaaaatccagtgacGGTACACAGCTTCCTGTTAATCATCTGTATCTGGAAAGCAGAGCTTACTGTCTTCACTCAGAGATGAGGGAGTTTAACTATGTGCTTAGGAATATCATAGCTTACTTGAAGTCCAAGTACGAAGGGGCAGCTGGATCTGGCACTGCTCTGGTCCCTCCCACAGCAGCGCTgatttggcagcagcagcttcttccTCCTGTTTCTACCAGTGAAAGAGCTGCTGGTCACTTGTCTCACTCCCCCGGCTCGTTTTTGGCATTACACACAGGAGCTCCATttgagagagacaaaaaaaggaTCCAGCTTCTGACATCGGTATTGCTGTAGTTCTGCATCTTGGAAATACTAAATCACTTTTTTACTTAGAGAGCTGGCTTTTCAAAAGTGTACTGTTTTCCCAAGTGTGTATTTCATTTGAGGAATCATCTCTAAAATAGGTGGATTTGTGAAGTCCTATAGTGCCATATGTATATCTATGACGTATTATGAAGAATCGTTTACAGCTTTCACAGCAGGATGTTTTGCCTTACAAATCTAttcatgtttttctgaaagagtGGGCATGGGAACAAAGGGATCTACTCCATACTGTGCACATGCTTTGGTAtgggtttgggcttttttgccttattttttgcTGATAGGGCTCCTAAGAAAATGAGGTCCTTGAGAAATAAATGACACTCTTCCCAAGGCCAGCTGAAAATCTAGAAGGCTTGAGAGGTCTTCTGGGGACATGCTAGGGGAAATCTGGTCAACATGTTAACAGATAATCTGACAAAGGAAAACATGACTAAGTTTCTTGAAGACAAAATGATAGAGCAAGGAAAATAGTACTGAGAGTATGACTAATAAGCTTCATTGTCATGGCGAAAAATACTAACCGCATCACACAGTTGGCTTTAAATTACTCTGACATTCTCAGTACAGAGATCGGGGAGTCATTTCGCATAGTTTTGCGTAGCTGCAAGACGAGATCAGTGCCCTCTCCTCGGCGGGCTGAAGAGGCTGCTGCGTGACTTGTGTGCGCAAGGCGGCTCTCGAAGTCAGCGCAGAGCTACTCCTGGTCCAGCAGGCAGAGCGGAAGAGAGGAAAGACGAATGCAGCCCCTCCTAACAGCTTAAGGGGACCCTAAAAATGCACTTGTCTCTTCAACTCCAGCACGCAGCCATACGCACTGGCTGCATGACACTGCACCACCAGAAATGATTTCTGCTTAGCATGGCTTATTTAGAAGGCGATTTAGACATTGTTAATAATCCATCATTGGTGTTTAGGCATCAGGTACTGCAACTAAATTCATCCTTTCCTCTATCAGTTACACTGTTTAAAAATGCTTGTTATCCTAAGATAGTTAAGATTAGCAATTATATTAAAACTACAGGATTaagccaaacaaaattatttatttaggcATTAGATTTATATAGAACCTTagcttaataaaaaaagaaatctaatgcACTAGAAATGTGCTTCTACTGTGGATTAGAGAGAGTAGAAAAGAATGTGTAGCATTCCACGTGAGGAATGAATTGAAAATTCTTGGATTTACAAGCAGTTCATGCCAAGATTGCATATCCTGAAAATAGAGTTCTACATCATCACTGAGCAACTGGAAAAACATCAGAAAGGTTATACGCTATGGATTTTTAATCCTAAATAATTTACTTTGAGTTTTGGCAAAGGAAATCTATCAAACTCTCAATTTCTCTTTCATCTTCATGTCTTTTCTCATTTCAAGGATAAATGAAAGTTGTATGTGAttaaatatcctttttatcAGATGATTGTGCAATGTCTTTATCATACATCCCTTTTTGTTTACTGCAGTATCACATTCTGAAAGTAGCTCATAGGAGACTCTTGCTTTTTAGTTTTGCAAAGCTATGCTTCTACTAAACAGAGGACATTATGACTGTACGTTGAAACTATGTATTACTGTGTATTGTCCTGTATCTCAAAATCTCAGGACATTTTCAATTGctcaatcaaaaaaaaaaaagtaaacgtgtggtaagtattaaaaaagcaatataaGTAGCAGAGTAACTGGTATTCATTAGCAttgaacaaacagaaacaaatggtTTGAATCATGGCTGTTAATGTTTTGATTCTTTAAGAAttataatgttttcatttatctgaGGTAAATACATGCAAACTATCCCCAAGGGATTGTCAGCTATTCTCCAGCAGCTCTCTCAGTAACTGTCAGATCCAAGAATCCATTTACTTTTGTCACATCTTATAATCTGAACAGTTacacatttctggttttgctgtattGCTTTACTtcagttaaataaaaatgcttgttgttttattttcctcattatttgGAAAGAGTAATTCACTTGATGATCTTACAAGCCAGAATTCTGTGCGTTGGCCAAGGCTGTTCATGTCTAAGACCCCCTGGTGCTCCCGGGTTCAGGCTTTTAATGCAGCTACTCAAAGATGCCTCAAAACTTTTACCTGGTGCTGGTGGCTTATGTCCAGTTCTTACGCtagcaaagaaaatactgaaagtgTAAACCTGAGACATGCCTGTGTCCAAACCTGCACTGGCTCAGCTGAACTAGTGCAAACCCATATGAACAGACCTGTGGCAAGAGCCTGAAATAGTAATGAGATGCAAATTGTCCCATTTATGGCCTTGAGATTAAAATCCAAACACAATTTGTTGATTTCTACACATTTAATAGGTGACCAAACTGAAAAAAGTGAAGGGATATTTATAGTGCTATTGTCTCACTGAAGAGATGACAGAGAGAACTTATCCTGGTTGCGAGTCAGAAACATTGGCTTGCAAGCAGAGCCTTCCTGTGAAAGGTTTGATGTGTGTGTGACACATGgctgaggagctgagctggATGTGCATCCTGCAGTGTGTACAGGCTGAACGGGTGTCTCATTGAGAGCCTCACTGAGGGCTGCCAAATGACAAGTCCAGcgtgaggaaaacaaacaagtttttCTGCTTCCAGCAAACAGCAGACAAGTCAGGATTTCTTCTTGAATCTCAAGGAGGCAAGAAATTTGTGGGCTCAGTTTGGAATAGTACATATGATTCCCCCAGGCTTCTGCAAATCCGCTCCATTTTCATTAAGCCCATCAAGCTATTTCTCATTTACACTTTTCTCTTTAATGTAAATGTGTTCCAAACAACTTCAGTAGGAACAAATCCCTTGAAAGGCCAGACTGTACTTACCTGGGACTCTAAACATGCCTGTGAATTCGGGGAAAGACAGCAGCATTCCAGACTGGGAGTTTTGGTGGAGCTTGACGAGCTATCAAAGAGCTGAGGCACGTTTTCACAACCCTCTGTGTGTTCACACATGTTAGTAACAACTGACTCGAGGACTACGCTACTGGCTCCTTTCAACTGCCCCTGCAACTGCTTATTTTTAGGAGTTTTAAGAAAGTATGAAAGCTGTTACTTTAAGGCTTTTTTAGAAATGTTCATGGTAAAGCATTCAGACTAATTTCCTGGTGTTTGATTTAGGCTATTAAATGtagttaaaatttattttgcggagtaaaagaaaattttcttagCTTTACAATAAATATTGAgttaattcacttttttttaaccttctgcACTTAAATACAGctattttaaatatctgcagTTTCATTCAatcattttcttccaaaatgacTGTCTTAAGAGACCCAGTGTGGGCAAGTCAAAATATCAGTCTAAAAATATAGCTGGCACCatgaaacagttttgaaaaatggTTAAGTGTGCTTAGTTCCATGTTTGGCTAGGTTCCCCAGCCCTTTCTCCCTAGGTAATTCAGTATTATTCCAGAGATTACTAACCAAGCATGACCACAGTTTGAGGTTTCCAGCATATCACTTTCAGACAAAACAAAGTGAGAGCTGAGTTCTACAGGTAACTTTTAATGCAAGTCTTGAAAACTTGAGAAGATTCggatatttttcccttctcaacATATGTGATtgcatttatttacatatatttttacgTTTTGCTATGCATTTATATCAGTCATTGCCAGTTAACCCTTTTCACTCTTAAACAATAACACAAATGGTTTACAATCATGACACCTCACAATAGCCTCACTTGCCGTTTATgcgaaattaaaaaaaatcaagcctaaatacttgttttttttctttttccaatctTCTAGCAAGTCAGGATTTTCTCCTAATTTATTAATAGCTGTGCCTGGCAAAACACACTGAAGGTGCTGATACTCGTGATTAATTTAGATGAAGTTCAAGTTAGCTGACAGGAGACAGTTTTCTTCGGTTCTTCATTCAGCTTTTACTCATCCCAGGTATCTccatatttatttactttaactgaaaaaaaagaaaaaaacgtAGTCACATATGACTTAATTTACCAGCAAAAGTTTATCTTGTACAGTGCCAAGAGTATGACAAAATGCATTATCATTTTAAGTGGGGAGTGGGGAGTGTCAGTCACAGCACAACATCTAATTAAAGCTACTCTGAATAAATGGGGAGAAGAGTTTGTTCATCATTATTCTTTAATGAATTAATATTCAGTCAAGAGGCCTACTGTGCCAATTTCTGCTCCATGGAATTTGTAATTACTTTGAAACAAATGTAACGTGGATGAAACCAAGACAATTGGAGGAAACAGGCAAGGAATGTTGCGATAAATAATGTGGCTACATAATCCAGTTACGTGCACAATGAGATGGATTCAGGATAGTTAAAAACACGttcaaagacaaacaaacaaaactcagtAATCCCTACTAGGAAACTACTCAGCCATTATTCTTTGGCAGCTTCCTTTAGCATAGGAGTGAGTCagagcattaaaaaagaaaacccaacaggGTACTGCTCTTAACaaatttattcagaaatatgTCATGCGTAAGTGAATGGCCAGAAAGTGAATAGATGCTCCCTTGAAAGTGAGCTAGCTGCCAAGCAGGCTGTGACAGATGCCACCACTGACAGGGTAACGGATGATCTGTACGTCCCATAGGAAGGCTGACACCAGTCAGGCACCCCTTGATAAATCCACTTGCAGGTTAAGTACTAAGCCCACTGTTTATTAATACCTATCTGCAGTAGAACCAGTGGAACAGAGCAGAATGTGTGGTCCTTGTTTTGGGGAGATGTTAGCAAAGTTGGCATAACGCATAGACAAATCTCTGTTAAGCTGACTGGTATTGCAGTGAGGCGCAACGAGAAGCTCTCTCAAAGTACCATTTGATGTCCAGTTCTATTACCCGTGGCAGCTGAGCAGGCTGCCCTCGTTCCCTGGAAAACAGTCCAGCCCAGATCACTCTGCCAGTGCATGGATTTGTACAGCTACAATGAACAGAGAAGGCACGAGCAGATGGAAGTTAGAGCTGCTTAAGCCTGGTTTAAGCATGGTCTGTTTTCTGTCCTGCAGAAACCACTGTCTCCCATTTGCTAGTCTGGCTCCTACAACACAGGGATATGAGGAGGAACAAAGGGGAATGACTCAGGCGTACAGCAAGTAACACGTCCAGTGGGACATGAGAAGCTAAATCAGATCTTAGCCCACAACATCAGCAGAAGCCCTGAACTGTAGATTCAAATGTGCTTccacttttaaaacatttctgaacttTTGTAATCCTTCCTTACgctttttccctgaaaatatgAAGAGATACTCCTAAAAGTTTATTTACAAATCTCATGCACTGCTCAGTGTAGTTCTGTTCTCAAAGTATCACCATCAAACAGAACACAGAAACATAGAGTGCAATATTTGATCGACATTTTATAGAGGCCTTCTGTAGACCTCAgataactaaaaagaaaataatgaatgcATATTCTCATTTCACAGTTGCAAGATTTGCCATGGAATATGACAAGGtttgcaaaatgctgctttaagATTTCTGTGTATGGTTTTCAAGTGACATGTCCAGGCTTTCTATTTGTGGAGAAATAGCTTGAAAAAGAAACGTGTAAATCCATGAAGAGTCAGCTGATGGAACTTAGAAACAATCTGAAACTACAGCCTCAGTAGTGTTGTAATATCTCGGTTGGCATAGTCACATGATAAGACAAAAAGGCGTCCATCTTTGAAATAACAGATTTAAATCATTACCCAATAattgtttataatttttatttcaagaccACGAAGATCTGTCCAAAGAGAGATGATCTGGAGAAAGTAATTCACTGACGCTCTTAAGAAACACAGTTCCAAAGCTTCCTATTACTGCTTCAGAACTTTTTGCATTAATAGACTCTTCTATACTTATTACCACCTGTTACGCCTCATAGGAGACATGAGCTACTCCTGCAAATCTTCTTGCAACGTGATTGGCAAGACTGGACACtgcacacaaacccaaacaattcaAGCTGACTAGTCCAGCAGTGCGTTAAATGGTAAAATGTTCCTCTTGCCGACATCATTTTCACAGATGTCACACTAAATAAAAAACTTCTAGAGCAAGCAATTATGAATCGCTTCCATGTCTTCTTTTCAAAAAACTGAGTCCAGAAGTTGACTGAATGGCATTTTATTCTTCAGGATGTtgcattcttattttgctgtgtaaagttttgtttttcactgtgaaaacaAATCTCAATATTGCTGCCAAACACGGTTTCCTTCTTTTGAGTTTTAATGTAGAAAATGAACCTCTACAAACAATGCCTCTATAGAAATCCTCTAATTCCACATGAAACaactcataaaaataaataccccCCCACCTTCAAAACCATCAACCACATGCTCTATTGTAAGAGAACAATGCTATCTAGAACATACACCCCCTTCCATAGCTCAAactcttcagtatttttctgagCTTAGAGAATTCTTTGTTGAAAGAGGTTCCTCGATACATTCAATACACCAAATGTTATGAGATACTTAGTCTGGCACTGAGCAACacggctggagaagaggaattAGAATTTGCTATTAGAAGatcaatatttttgaaacaataaTTAATCTGAAATATGAAACTCCAGACCACATCATGAGATACTTGCagatactgtaaaaataaattgcttaaAGGGTGAGCGGAATTAACCCATTTTTAACATAACTGCCAATATTTGAATTTACTACGTATTTCCGTAAATCAGTACATTACCTTCCTtagctgttttttcctgtgaaaactTGCTGGAAGTTTCTGCCTTTGGCATTACATCATATGTCTCCCTGTGCTTATTCCTTAATTCCTCATAtgtgatgcctttttttttacgACTTTCTTCTGGAATTGGAGCaggttctgaaaaaaaaacgTACACCAAAATGCTAGAAATGGCATCACACCAAAACTTGGCTGCAACCTATTTTAGAATGCCAGTTAATTATGGCTCAATCCCAAATGAAAAGGAGCATGACAGCTGCAATCCTAAATGCAACTGGGCATGTATGTGGTCTTTAATTAATCCATGCCTTTTATCCTTTTAATTTTGTCAAACTGCTTTGGCAGATTGGCAGTTAACTCTTCTTCATTTTACACAATGGAAACCCTAACAACTATATGTTGTTGAGGGATAAAATAGTGCTGGTCACTTTATGTAAAATTTATGATAATCATACATTTCATATATTTATGATTTCTGAAGAGATATCTAAGCGAAGCTCAAGGGTTTGCATTCAGgctttaaattctgctttcaaagAATTAGGGCTACATCCATCATATGTCACCTGATCAACATTTTATCCTCTTATCTACATTTATAATGCAAAATCTTGGTTCTGTAATTAAGGTTCTAGCAACTATTGATTTTTGTGATGAAGTGTAACTACAATTTCCTTGACACATTCACATCTGATACTTTCATACAACTAAACTTGTGTTGCATgaaagggctttttttgtgaaataaaaccttttcCATAAAGGACTTTAAAATCCAAACTAATTCAGAGCATGCAACTCTGCTCTTGACAGTAGCGTCCTCCTTTTTGCACCGGAGCCCTGAATTCTAAATCGTGTGTTTCCCCTACAGTAGCTGAGGAGAGACTTGATAGTGGAAGGAGGGGAACAGCTGCACAGAACAAGACTTGAAAACCATTTCAGTGCTCCCTGAGAAAATCAGCTGTCGCTGGACAGAACAATATGCGTTCAGTTCCCAGAAGATTTAAGTGTTTGTTACATTATGAAAAACAGTTTGATGTCACTGAATTATTGTAGTATACAGTTACAGCCCCACTGCTGGTGACAATGAAATAACCTCTGAAAGGCTGGCAGACCGATGGTAGAGACCGTGGTTTGTTTAGTGCAGTGAGAGGATGGCATATTCATCTGAATTTCGATCAAGAACAACTTCAAGTCAGGCTGAGTTTTTTGCAGGTTTAGTTTCACAACAGATTAAACCTTTTAAGTTAATTTACGATCTTTACTTGCAATTAGAGctacaaaacatgaaaaaaccccatatttaGTTTACAGTTGGAATACAAAATAATACATCTATTTACCTTCTGTCTAAACACAATTCTGGGAACTTCAAGCTATTTCATCCAAAACCACTATACTGTACCATCAATGTTTGCATGGGATGAAAATACATAGTTTAGTAAGAGAAGTGTCTAAGTCAAAGCAAGAGTCATTGTACTACAAACTGCTAAATATTAAGACAAAACACACCTTGAACAGTGTAATCAGTAATTCCTGTAGGTGAAGATTCATTCAGGGAGGCACTGAATGGAACAGGTTCATAACTGGAGAGGGCTCTATCTGTTGAACTATAATCATCCGAGTAGGTGGAAGAAAGTGGGAACCCAGCTCTTGGAGAAGATTCAGGAAATGACTGAGAAGGCATGTCTGAAAATTCAGACTTCCGACTGGAACGGCTAGAACATAatgcaattaaatattaaatacagaaatactaaAGTTTAAAATGGAACTATAAGAGTAACAGTATGCACAGTTCAAGAAAATACTCTTACTTTAAATGGTTTAATTTCCAACATGAATTATCATCTTGAAGTTtggagtgtttttttttttcctctttacacTGGCAAAGATCTATATAATCCCTTCCCCAACaactcctcccttcctcccagaaACTTAACTCGTACCTGAAAATCTCCagaacagaagacaaaacagagaaagtaTTTTGCACTTTACAAGACAAAAATGACAATCCCTTCCCACAGGGAGTCCTCACACAGAAAAGACCCATCAGACACAAATAGTACAGGGTGGTATCATGAACTACAGTTAATTTTAAAGATCTTGAGGAAGCGTTTGCAATTTAAAACCTTTCATCACTAGAAGCTGCAGTAATTGATCAATaccaagcagcagaaaaaaaaaagagaatgaagagCTATCTTGGGGAAATTAAATTCTGAAGTTTATTGAGTAGCcaaattcagcagaaataaCAACGAATTTTCTCTTAAGAGAGAAAGGTAAGATCACATAAAGAATACTCTGGAAACTGAGGCCTGATATTCTAAAGCATTTGCTACATACTCAAGAGAATGGCCCTGCAAACCACTACACGACATGTCTCTTTATCAAGAATGCCACCACTTGGTGCCACTAGAATGTCTCTAgagtatttattaattttttactttaaatttctGCTTAGCTATACTTTTAGTTTCATATGAAAAACATTTGCAATTAGTCTTGGTTTTATTCTCACAAAAAGCATACAGACCTAAACCATCTTGTTGccttaattatatttttaaagtgtatgcAATCACAGCTTTAAAGAACTATCTAATCTTTTAGCTCCCTACCTATTTTTACCTGCAAATCAGAATTACCAAAATACTTTAACTAGTAGATTTATAATGACCATGAAAATGTAATGATTTCTGTTGCTGGCTTAAGAGAGGAGCATCTATGGACAACAATGCAATTTGAATGAATTTAATAATtcaaccaagaaaaaaaaagaagaatttatcacttaggaaataaaattttacagaTACAAAAGAATGGTCCATTAAAGGTTGAAGGGACTTATTGGTGCCGCAGATGATGGCATTCAAACAGGTTCTCAGCTCGAGTACACACAGTTAATGATCACGACAATTTCTTATTAGAAACTGGAGGAGGGGGTGAAGGGACAAGTCCAGCTCCAATTCAGCTGAATTTATACAGTAAATGTATAAAGTGGTAATTCCTAAGATTATGTTTGATGCCATAAAAAACAAACTTTTCAGAATAAAGGTAAATCTTGTAGACAAATCTGTCATAAACCTGAATTtataaagtaattaaaaatttaatcaaGTCCTTTATAAACATTTAACAAATCTTAGCACATACGTAGCAGGACTCCTACTCACTATCCAAACACTAGTCTCCCAGTTTCGAGTCAAGGGTTTAAGTGAGATATTCCGAAAGTACTTCGCAATTAAAAACCACTTGAGAAAACATGCTGgaacaaaacaggaaatagtTTTAAGAACTTGATGAGTTTCTCATATGTACATCATAATGCTGTTGCAGATGTAAAGGATTTAAACAAACAGCAGTATGTTTGACCACCATGCTTCTTCCTGCACTGATATTGTTTACTACGCTCTTTCCTTTGATaaactctgaaataatttccactCTCTTCCTACTTCAATCAAACTAAACTATGGGAAAAACTTCCAGAATGTAacactattttatttcagttaactTAGTTTACTTCTAAACTAAGGACGCAACTTCTGCCGTCACACTACCATAAGTAAATTCCACAGGAAAACAACATCTTAATTTACAAGGAATACATTTTGCtaagtaaaatgtttcttttttctactCCTCAAAGTGATCAGCTGTATGTAAAGAGCTCAACATGCGTGTTTAGACCAACTGCTACAGATACAGCTTCTTGAAAGTGGTAGATTTGGGGTAAtaggggaaagagagagagtgCAGCTCTGAAGGTCTTTGAAAGCTGCAAATGTAGTCTTGATCTGTTAGTGTTAAAAATGTCATATTCAAGAATAAGTTTCAAATTTAAGAGAGAATTAAATTCATACTTATGTGAACTATGTCTCTGAGCTTGTCGTAGAACATCTCCTATTGGGGAATCCTTCAGTTTCTTAAATTTCTCGCTACAGATTGGCAAGTAGGATATCTTTCCAGCCAGGTATCCACACATTCCAgcaacttttttaaaagaaaaaaagatggtttTATATGCTGTATCATAACATTCATCATagttacaaaataataatttcaaataaactaTACAGTACcttgaataaaagaaaaaaaccaaacaaacagttTAGATCTAAACGAAAACCATGCAGTAACCATCTCTCTCTGGTTCTTTTGTAGACAGACGGTACTAAAAACAAATGCAACCACTGAACAGAGACACAGAGCAATGATTTACGCATGGCATGAGCATCACATGATTTCAGCTAGTACTTGATGAGTgacaggtgaccaaaaaaaaaaaaaaattgcaatcaGTTTTTCCCAAGATCGAGAAATAACAAGTAACTATTAAATATGATAAAACAGTCAGGAATAAACAAAGGGAGTAAATTTAATCCATCAGAATAGTCAGATCTTGAAAAGGCAAGCAACTGAATTAGCTGAACCCTTGCAATCATTAGGCAAATGCTTTCAATTTAGTGCACAAGCTATTTTCATCTGCTAGACAGgacataagaataaaaaaatcacgGTAGTTCCTTCTGGGCTTAAAACTGATTATTTCCATCAACTGGCTCCTTCAAGTTTTACGAGTGGGTCAAAGAGAGTATGAAGGACCATGAAAGATTCAATGGCAATTAATAGAAGTTTTGTCATTGACTTTGTAGGAGAAAAGGACTAGATCCTTCTTTCATATGCAATGAGTATTTTCTAAATACAAAGACTAAAGACTCTCAATCATCTTTAAGTTGGGAAAGAGTCAATTACTGGGAATCAATATAAAAGGGTATTTTACCCAATTGTGCTGTACTGGTACCAAAATTGCGATCCCTGTTCCAGttgtctgtattttcaaaaggaGGTTAAAAATCATTGTccaaaggaaaagagaacagCCACAACTACAAGTGAAGTTTACAAATGAGAAACATAAGGGTTTAGCTGTTTAGCaggtcaaaaaaacccacaaaactggAAGACATCTCAAATGCTACAAATATGCGCAAAGGGAAGAATTACAAGCccctaaaaggaaaaacagtctGAATTTAAACTAAATATTTAGTAAAATAAAGCTAAGCAGCATAAATTGCAAAGTATCATTTTCTTGAGGCTTTCCAGTCACAAAAAGTGGAAGCATCTCTCTGGAAGATGTTTCACCCAAAGTAATTATTGGCTAAAGTATTTGGTTTCTCTTACTACAGAACTAACAGCCAAATGATCCACATTTTCAAAGTTAGCACAGTAAATGAGATACTGTTGCTTCTGTATTCACTGTGACAAGCCCTTAGAGAAGCCGATCAGAGATCAATAGAAGAGGTCAGGTCCCGCTGCCGGCTAACACGAAGGTGGACACACGGATCTCACTCTTCTTTGCCAAAGAGGGGCAGAGGACCAATAGCTCTATGTTATGCTGAAGGGGATGCTGCCAATGTGGTGCATCAGTCACAACTAACTAGAAGTTCCATTAAATTGTCAGACTGCCTAGAAGACTACTGAAGAAAGTTATGAGTAATTTCTATAGGGAGAACATCCTGGAATCAAAAAATTCCTACGTAGAAAATTAAACACCTCTCAACTTCCAGATAAAACCAAGAGGGACAATGCAGGGAAAGATGCAAGACAGAGACTAAAAAATCCTGACTC of the Caloenas nicobarica isolate bCalNic1 chromosome 4, bCalNic1.hap1, whole genome shotgun sequence genome contains:
- the OCIAD1 gene encoding OCIA domain-containing protein 1, which gives rise to MEAGQGPGGGELGDSAERDVPKPYVPTEEERRLLKECAEESARYRAFPLAAVSMLATSFLIKRGVLRDSSRFGSFTKVAFAGMCGYLAGKISYLPICSEKFKKLKDSPIGDVLRQAQRHSSHNRSSRKSEFSDMPSQSFPESSPRAGFPLSSTYSDDYSSTDRALSSYEPVPFSASLNESSPTGITDYTVQEPAPIPEESRKKKGITYEELRNKHRETYDVMPKAETSSKFSQEKTAKEVKVNKYGDTWDE